CTTTCAATCGTCTTGTAGTCACTTTATCAGCTTCAACAATGTGCACAACTGCGCCCCAACCAGAACCAGCGTCACGATCAACTGAGTTTAAGAGAGCTTGTGATACACATTCAAATAGCTGGTCTGGTTCCATATCTGGTTGCCATAAAGCTTCACACATGCCATACATCTGAACAGCGCATGTGCCAGTGACTACAAAATCTTCTGGTTCCATAGGGCATCCAATTAGATCACATGATGCAATAAATGGTTCTGAAGTTTTTGGATCAAGACCAGCAATAACGGGTTCAATAAAGTACGGCCCAAATCTTTTTTCATAtagaacatttgaaacaaCACTCAGGAATGTCTTTGGCGATATTGGCCGATTTTCTCTAAGTTCATAAAGCTTGAGTTGAAATGCAAGTTTCTGAACCACTGTCTGCACATCTGTTGCTAAGCCAGTCAGGCCCAGATATAAGCGGTCGCTCATTGGAAACACTTTTTCAAAATCCATACCAACAGTTTGAGCCTGAATACCAAACCTTAGGTCCGATGCTATAGCAACACAATTTTTCCCCTTCATTGCTATAGCAGCACCTCCATTATATGACATAATAGACATAGTTAAAGTCTGTATTTGGTCAGTTGATAGTAATGCTAAAATCTGGAATGACAAAGGCACTGTTAACTCTGTAAATAAACCGTTTTAAAAATCCAATATTGAATACAAAAAGAACTTAAGAGAGAAGTTTAATCttatttgcagttttatcTGATTTGTCATCTGAACAGCGAGGTGATTACTAATTAGACTGGAAATTAAACAATCTTGGTGTTAAACTTGGCAGCAATacactatttttaaaaatttgacaaaatgaaattgtGAGAAATCTTCTTTTCTGGCTTTATGAGATTTCGGCCTCAGTGCATTTCAAATGCAGCATCTTCCACTTAAATTTCAACCCACTGCTGACGCAGTTCTTACAAAAATGATGCATTTGTTAAGCGTTAAAATGTGTACCTGACTGTTCCATTACACAATATGGTACAACCTAGATTTCTTTTGTACACATTTAAAAAAGGTCTAAAAACTTTGTGCAAAATATACATTACGCTCGCATGTAtcaaattttaccaaaattaaCGAAAAATCTTGATCTTTTTTCGTGGCTAAGTTTAAGTAGGAAAACATGCCTTAGAAATCATACAAACTGTAGCAAAGTTAGCCAGGGGGATAAAGGAAGTCTGCAAATTCTGGCTTATATTTAACTCTTTGCATAACATATCACAGCGCGTCGTGTATGAAACATGATACTACTCTTTGCGCAGTgtttacttttgcaaattaCGTTGTAACATATTGTTTAAGGAGTTTTGTACACATTAAGGGTTCATGGTATAATGAAACTAAATTTACACTTTAAAGTTATAAACTGCAATTCTCTTTTTACAAAACACTTGTAATTGTTCAACCAATGTCAAAGAGCAGTATAATGTCATAATGTAACAACACAACATAATAgtatgatgtaataaaacaGTACAACAACTCTTTCCGAAATGTAGGTCAGTGTGATGCATGTTGCTTAAGCAGCATTTGTCGACTACGCTACTGTTAACACTTTAGAAAATCGCTttcacaaaatacaaaaaattacaactttTTTTGGTGTTGGCATTTTTTTAGCAGATTTCTGCATAAATGAGTACCCTAGATGTGATAACAAGGCAACGATACCTTATAATTTAAACTATTTTGAGAGACTGTCATAAGTTGGTGTTTAAACCTATTAATGAATTCCCAATTTTTAGTCTATATCTTGAGAAAGCAAATGATTTATCAATACCAACATGTATATATAAATGTGAGTGCGCAATTAAAAAGTTTCACTTATTCAATCTTCTAGTCAACTGAAAATTGAGTACACAGAAGTTTtgtccaagtcattaagtgGAAAATAACGCATCTTAAGTGCAgcactgaagctcatgaaaagcagtattgagtgcACCTATACCAAACTTTGCAGGCTGGAAAACTAATGGatctaaaataatttttaatgttgaaactgaaacaaaactgaaattttttgacttttcctaaaaaaatcTTACTTGTCAACAAATATAATATATTGACTATAGTTGTACAGGAACtggttttgttgtaaatatcATTTTATTACCAGTTATCTGCGGCATGTTTGAATGCAATAATCCGATTTGTTACttctgtttgattttttaaagctttgcttgacatgcaaaacaaaattagctAATATGTATCACACTGCAGATAGCCTAACAAGTAAACTCTTATGTATTTGTATGCTTTCGCTGACCACATATCTAAACATCATATTGAAAAAGTCCAGCAAGTAGAATTGAAACCACTAGAAAATCCATGTTTTTATTGCgcaaaggaattcatatgctaccGGTACTCACTTTAGAGTACAGAACagttgtaatttaaaaaaatcagaGTCAAGCATACCATACTTTATGATTTCAAATAGGGACATTTCCAAACAAAACAAGCCTTTAggatctttaaaaaaaaaagggGGGAGACAACAATTTTTACACAGATTTGTATTGAATCGAATCACTGTACCTGCAGAGGTTGGTTTCATTAcaatgtagaggttgatgtgcagatgcagagtttatcggtcttaacttacgttattgacttaatTAACCTACTgcattagtatctgactctattgttgcgtgcggttagaattctctaacctttttGACAGCCAATAAGATATCTACACTGCTAATAAGATATCTACTGAATTGCAATCACCAAGACTAccgtagtacggtattacatctGTCTATAACTTTACGTCTGCGCCGCGTCTGCGCAGAagttcgagcttataaaacattgTGCGATGTGCCGGAAATATCCGACAAAAAAGGCattaacatttcaaagcgtgtgaacgagaaaaacagtgcgtttgcaatgcaaattacattcagttaaagttggaaacagtttcttGGAGATTCTTGGAAacgacctggtaacgtactaacaggagttttcacacgaagttattcagagcaagttttaaaatataccaacgataattgcagtgttctgaaatcTGAAAAAGCAAGTTTATAAACTCCAATTACTAACTGGAAAACACTTTcctaagaatgatgtggcggtactaaaagtttaaaaactccaattgttaactggaaaacacatttccaagaatgacgtaatggtattaaaaaagccacccaggccgccacattcctcccccgctacggaaggaaaaagataacaattaaaatgtaacaaactGAAGAGGACAATGGCGAACAAgcacaaataacaaaatgaagttatatacaaatgaatgaacCGTTACAGATGATAAAATAGCTACATGTTGGAGGGTATCTCCGAGAGTAACCGGGCACGCAAATATTGTTTGAACTGTTCGTATTGCAGGGTTTCGTCGTTAACCCTGTCGGACATATACTTCAACAAGGGGGCCATGTGGACAGCAGGCGTGGCTGCTATTAACGTACTAACAGgagttttcacacgaagttattcagagcaagttttaaaatataccaacgataattgcagtgttctgaaaaagcAAGTTTATAAACTCCAATTACTAACTGGAAAACACTTTcctaagaatgatgtggcggtactaaaagtttaaaaactccaattgttaactggaaaacacatttccaagaatgacgtaatggtattaaaaaaagCCACCAAGGCCGCCACATACCTATTAATTAACAAGCCAATTATCCACTAAGAATTATGTAACAAATAAGATTACAATATCGAagacaataaaataaacaatggataaccaaaattttagtACCAGCATGgtgtctagtatacaaaggcctACTGTGGTTATGCACTTGTATAGGCTAATAGACCTCTAGCGTGGACACTATACGTTTATAATACAGTTGGATTCAGCAGTTTGACCTAGCCGGTTTTTTTGCGTAGAAAACGGGTTTTCCGCAAAACCTCTCTACTAAACTTTACGGTAATTAACCAGACAGCAAACCAGCTTTAACTAGGCGTACGCATAGAACCAGCTTTTCCGCTGATACTTTTATGCTTGCAGTTAATGCAGTAGCGTGATGGGTGAATATTGGAAAATTGCTCCTAGTGCTTACTATTATTACTCAGCATGTTACTAATTCctgaaatcaaaaataacaTGAATATCATCTTAAAATACTAAAGGTTATTAATTcctaaaatcaaaaataacatGAATGTCATGTAAAAAACTAACATAATAATcgtatttaaaaaatacaagaaaatggGTGATCTGTTCTGGGATAAGGTCGTGTGTGAAGGCATAAGATCACATAAGATCAAATGATAGAAGTTTTACTTTCATGTTTATGGCGTATATCACACTAATCATTCTTCAaacgagaaataaaaattatgtgCAAATGATCAACAACTAAAAACctgttgaaattttacgattatAAAACGTAACTTTGCAATAGCAGTTTTTAACCGAGCACATGCTCAAAGTTGCCGATCGATATAGCACCCTGGCATTGGTGGCGTCACGTAGTTGCTTATTTGGGTAGTATTATAGGGGTTAGGAGAATAGGTATTAGGGTATGCAaccttttcaaaaagttttaatttaagcGTAGACAGTGTACCTTTGTCTATTGATTTCGCTTGTCCATAAAAAATAGGCCGACCTTAATGTTCGGATAGGCTACATTACATAAATTTCTACACAATGCCTGTTTCACCGTTATACCTAGTTCACGTAATCCATTGCAAAAATAGGCTGTTGGgaactaaaaatatttatttaagttatttatgGTTTAATTTGAAGTTGCATTTAGAATTGAAAGATGATTAAGGTTTTGGTTACTATGttattactagggcaaccagtttttttacctaaaaattttaaattttgacctcattttgacctaaaaagtttacattttgaccttattttgacctaaaaagtttacattttgacctcattttgacctaaaaagtttacattttgacctaaaaagtttacattttgaccttattttgacctaaaatgtttaaattttgacctcattttgaaaaacgctatactgatagtctctacactgtctacagcaactttctaatctaaagctgcatttaaaaatgacaaaatgcttttctagtgttgacttttttttcgtttctgcgtattaagattgacaacttgcagtttcaaatgcaatgacgtcacatcgtgacgtcaccaaacgcgctgaaaagccttccctctctttgtggctttggttctaagtaaaatttgcgggactggaattgtttgcggtacaagaaaagagaaaaacggaagaataatattacaaaatggttacaaaattacaagtttaatagattttgacctaaaaaaaagacctaacgaaacaatttgaccgtattttgacctaacgtaacattttgactttatctgacctaataacttctataccacacgtcgtacaaagctgaaatttgttttgtgcttgtttcatagcattctgagcaggtaaaaaattgaccatattgacttttggttgccctagttattacatttaaattaaccaagaaggctgccactatttcatcGAAAAACACGTGCATTCCAAGCTATTTTTACAGtgttttgttaacctaacctaagcattataacatagtaacctaaatttaCCGTCTAATTTAAGTCTAACTCCAACACATGTATACtttaatagctaaaatcaactttttgcttacCCATTCTAACACCTAAACCCACCCACCGTTAACATCAGGTTGCGTGACCAGCTGGGCTGGGCCTTTGATTTCGAACTTCGCAAGGATTTCCTCCAAATGTCGTTGCGGGTAATCGATTGGTACCCATCGGATTGTGAGATCTGTTCTGTCGTCACCATGAGCTGTGGCAGACTTCACCTCTGGTCGTTTCTGAAATATATCCGCTAAACGTATTGCGTTTTGCTTGTTATCAAAAGTTATATTTACCACGTTCCCGGGTTTTTGGATTATCCCTTCAATATAGCTAAACGGTGTTTGGGTTTCCTTTATCAGTTTGTAGATATCCTCCCTCCTGATCCGGGTCTCCAGCTGGAAAAATCGTATATGCGGTCATTTTTCTTGATCTTCGTTTGATTCTCCACTGATGTTCTTTCGCTTGTTCCCTCTGCTCTCACTCTCCTCCCGCTCCGAGGGTTGCTCATCAGAGTCGGGCTCCTGGCTTTTCTCTGATGACAGCTCCGTTTTTGCTCGGCTCTTCCTTGCAGCCCGTCCGCTCTTTCCTCCTCGTCGTGGCTCTTGTTTTTCTGCATGATCAGGTGCCTCTTTATGGTTTTCGTTGGGGGAAGGTGATGGTTCCTCCTCATCTGATTTCAAAATTCGAGCGGTCGTCATCGGGACATCTTGTTCAGCCGGGTTGTTCGTATTTTCCTGGCATCTCTTCGGGCATTCTTTAAATTTATGTCCCTGTTCTGTGCAGTAAGAACAGGTTTGAATTTGTCCGTTATAGCTTACCGCACATCTGATTTTGCCCAGGTACAGGTACGATGGGAGTTGGTGTCGTTCCATCGTTTCCTTGTTCACTTTATATATCCTCCTTCCATCTTTGATGCCGTATTTATCGACGCCCAAATGTGCTGGACCTTGGATCTCAAATTCTGCGAGGATTGCATCGATGTGTTTCTGTGGGTAGTGGATAGGTACCCATCGGATCGTGAGGTCTACTCTCTCATCTCCGTGTGCGATGGCAGACTTTACATCCGGCCTCTTACGTAGTAGGTCTGCAAGTTTTATTGCATTGTTCTTTCTATCTACGGTAATATTTACCGTGTTCCCGGGTTTCTGTATTATGCCTTCGATGTATTGAATCGGCATCTTGATTTCTTTCAGCAGCCTGTAGATATCTTCTCGTTTGGTGTCATTAACCAATTGGATTGTTACTTCTCGGTGGTCGCAGTAGTCAGCAGCCACGTCATTATTCCATTGTCTTTTCAATCTCTCTGCATAGGTGAGAGTCTCGgccatttttcactttttctgtcGAGGTTCTTTACTTCTTCATTCCTTCACTTTTCAAGACCTTTACCTCCTTTACCACGGCCGGACATGATGAagttattgtattgttttgaaAGAATCGAAACGTCGAATTTCAACGGCCTCATGTACGCTTAGCCGCGGGAAATAATAGATCCATAGCGCTACCACGCGTAAAACTTTTCGTAGGTCTCTAGATTAGGGGTTatgttaacaaaataaaaaaacgtcTTAGGTTTGTGGAGCCTTGAAATAAATGCGGTATCGCCTAGATAACGAGTATCCAAAAACCCAAGATGTTAATTCCTTTTCTTATGTAACCCTTAATTTACCCTCTGGTACTCCATACCTGGTACTCCACACCATAAACCAGCGGTGAAATAATAGAATATGACATGCACAACAACAACATGGTTTCCAGCAAAGGAAATAAGAAAGCCGTCAACTGAGAGGGAAGATCTAGCAAGTTTTTCTTTCTCCACGAGGTTCTCAGCTGTCATCGTTTTTTGCTGAAAGAAGTTCTCGTCTCACCACCTTTCAACTGCAAAGCAACCTAGCAAAGAAGGGGAAACCTAGTTACGTTTGAAAGCAAACCACTAGGGGTCGTCCCCGCTGTGACGAAACAACAACGTCGACTTTCCCACCTCCGGATCAATGATGAACTCCACCTTTCGTGGAAAGAATCTTGTCCAACCCCAGCGTCCCCCGAGAGCTAAGTGGAACGAAAAAGTAGCCAAAAGTCAAGAAGGAACTACTTTTGCATCAAAGCTTAAATCAGGAATACAAGCCAAGACCTACACTCGTGAAACGGAACTATGCATCCATTTCAACCGAGAAAACCCCGGAAATCCACGATAAATTCACCCCAACCCGAAAGGTATTTTCATCAGACAGCGACTTTTAagaacactggtcaacaatttttcaaaaattttttgcttccgttaagaaaacaattgattcttatgtatttttggacgctgaatccaaaaatgtcggttaaaattgctgattagctctagtttaaaagataaaaaaattttcatttttgtatgttaaTCTATATATGGCAAGCCTTGGTGCACTTTATTGAACACAACAGTAACAATGTAcaaacagtgtaataattgcatgcgtttatatttcagcatagcatatgcaacaaataactgccactttccaaatatgaatttctaatctattttatCTGTTATATTCCTTTTGTCCTGTAACTCGTATACGGTTAATGGAGCATCCCTACATATCATCCTGCAAAAGTGAGCAagcattgattgattttgttttccatGGTACCTCTTTTGCATTGCAGATATGCATTGGTGAAATCGCTCACCATGCTAATCACTGACATCTCCACAGTTTGGTAGAAAAAATCCAGGTGCGAGTCCAAAAAGTGTATCTTCAGTGACATATTGCACTCCATGCATCTGTATGCTTTAATGAGATTTACACCAATTCCGTGTAGTTGTCAGCTCTTTTGTTCCCCAAGAATTTTGTGGCCAGCAACTTAAACGCTTCCCATGCAATTTTctctttgtcaaataacacttGATCAAATTTACCGTCTTCGAAGATGATGATTCTGCCAGAAGATTCCATTGCTGTAGTCTAGAGCTGAAGTCTAAATTTCTGATTTAACTTTTGGTAGTTCCAAATCCCGGATAAGATAGTGCAATTTCTTTTGAGTTATAAGGTGTggttctttggaagatagtGTTTCAACGTAACGTGAATTCTTTAGGTACCTCAGGAACAGGAAGTAATTCTCCATGCGGTACGGGACGAATTGCTGAtggaatatttgtgtattgaatACTTTGCTTCTTCTTTCTCGACAAACCTTTACAAACCGGGGGGTGGGGGGTCGTGCAAAAGTAGCAATCGCTAATGTGGTCAGTAGGTTCTCTCAAAACCATTGGAACAGCAAAGggcatacattttctttttccgtttagccattgccaaagatttgcacCACAGGAGTTACAGCATATGTTAGGGGCCCAACTCTTGTCCTGATCACCAACTTTATATCCAAAATACAAgttgaatacaaggtttgttttCCTGACCACAGCCGTTATACTTCacttttgtgaagaaaaagttatttcaccaCAAATCTAGTAgaaattgtctgcattttttatgcatttacgTGGCATCTGCAGAAAGAGCAGTTCAGACTACACACATGAAGCAAGCAAACAACCCAACTCAAACAtacgtcaaaataaaaaataatatgaatagaaacgtcatctaccttcaaacaaatatattaagtgCCCAACTCTATCTGGCAGATGCAAACTACAACAGATAAACGCACACTTCTTTCCGCGTTAGCaagtaaagcacattttggcatggtgccatatctcaaaaactagagctaatcaacaaatttaaagttgata
The Clavelina lepadiformis chromosome 4, kaClaLepa1.1, whole genome shotgun sequence DNA segment above includes these coding regions:
- the LOC143452071 gene encoding proteasome subunit beta type-3-like, whose product is MSIMSYNGGAAIAMKGKNCVAIASDLRFGIQAQTVGMDFEKVFPMSDRLYLGLTGLATDVQTVVQKLAFQLKLYELRENRPISPKTFLSVVSNVLYEKRFGPYFIEPVIAGLDPKTSEPFIASCDLIGCPMEPEDFVVTGTCAVQMYGMCEALWQPDMEPDQLFECVSQALLNSVDRDAGSGWGAVVHIVEADKVTTRRLKARMD